In Kitasatospora gansuensis, a genomic segment contains:
- a CDS encoding glycosyltransferase family 4 protein yields the protein MRTILQVTPYYPPHLGGLERVVEHLSKQLAGRHRVRVVTTALGADGAPARSGDEQPGRSGLTVRRHRAVEVAHTAIAPGLPLSLLRAPRRAVLHLHCAHALLPELVALTALLRRQRFLLHFHLDVDASGPLGKLLPLYKKHSFGRVLRAAAGVIVLTRAQADFVRESYRVPAERIFVVPNGVGPEYFLPVRETGEARPGRPLQLLFVGRLSAQKNVDRLLDALALVREPVRLRVVGDGELRSHLEEKAARLGLTGVEFSGGLLGEELVRAYTDADALVLPSDREGMPLVALEAMAAGLPVLATAVPGNTELLDGVGLLAEPEPAALAAAVETLATDPQLRLRLARRASEAAHAYSWEAVAAQVEQVYAEVYPSLSGRG from the coding sequence ATGCGCACAATCCTGCAGGTCACCCCGTACTACCCGCCCCACCTGGGCGGGCTGGAACGGGTCGTCGAGCACCTCTCGAAGCAACTGGCCGGGCGGCACCGGGTCCGGGTGGTCACCACCGCGCTCGGCGCCGACGGGGCCCCGGCCCGGTCCGGTGACGAGCAGCCAGGTCGGAGCGGGCTGACGGTCCGTCGGCACCGCGCGGTGGAGGTCGCGCACACCGCGATCGCCCCGGGCCTGCCGCTCTCCCTGCTCCGCGCACCGCGCCGGGCGGTGCTGCACCTGCACTGCGCGCACGCCCTGCTGCCCGAACTGGTCGCGCTCACCGCGCTGCTGCGCCGCCAGCGCTTCCTGCTCCACTTCCACCTGGACGTGGACGCCTCCGGGCCGCTCGGCAAGCTGCTGCCGCTGTACAAGAAGCACTCGTTCGGGCGGGTGCTGCGGGCCGCCGCCGGTGTCATCGTGCTGACCCGGGCTCAGGCGGACTTCGTCCGGGAGAGCTACCGGGTGCCCGCCGAACGGATCTTCGTGGTGCCGAACGGGGTCGGCCCCGAGTACTTCCTGCCGGTCCGGGAGACCGGCGAGGCACGGCCAGGGCGCCCGCTGCAGCTGCTCTTCGTGGGCCGGCTCAGCGCGCAGAAGAACGTGGACCGGCTGCTGGACGCGCTCGCGCTGGTCCGTGAGCCGGTCCGGCTGCGGGTGGTCGGCGACGGCGAACTGCGCTCCCACCTGGAGGAGAAGGCGGCCAGGCTGGGGCTGACCGGGGTCGAGTTCTCCGGCGGGCTGCTCGGCGAGGAGCTGGTCCGGGCGTACACCGACGCGGACGCCCTGGTGCTCCCCTCGGACCGCGAGGGGATGCCGCTGGTGGCGCTGGAGGCGATGGCCGCCGGGCTGCCGGTACTGGCCACCGCCGTGCCCGGCAACACCGAACTGCTCGACGGGGTCGGCCTGCTGGCCGAACCCGAGCCCGCCGCGCTGGCGGCCGCCGTCGAGACCCTGGCCACCGACCCGCAGCTGCGGCTGCGGCTGGCCCGGCGTGCTTCCGAGGCCGCGCACGCGTACTCCTGGGAGGCGGTCGCCGCCCAGGTCGAGCAGGTCTACGCAGAGGTCTACCCGAGCCTGTCGGGCCGGGGATGA
- a CDS encoding glycosyltransferase family 2 protein, with product MRRLSVVIPALNEAPNLPTVMANIPVAELAAAGWETEVIVVDNASTDDTAEVAKSLGARVVLQPQRGYGNAYQQGFDAATGDVIATGDADCTYPFDALPELLETLTERDVEFMTTNRLGRENRDAMKRSHTVANHALSALSRRLFRNGLRDSQSGMWIFKRYVWSGLDVRSPGMAFSQEIKNEAARAGYRFLEVPIEYRKRGGEVKLNALPDGMANLRQLFEHRFRRGTAEPAVVPTAAETRQAAAVPAPPLSVPAQGGEPAQPKPDRRSEQYEAV from the coding sequence GTGCGACGTCTGTCCGTCGTCATTCCCGCGCTGAACGAAGCGCCGAACCTGCCCACCGTCATGGCGAACATCCCGGTCGCCGAACTGGCCGCGGCCGGCTGGGAGACCGAGGTGATCGTCGTCGACAACGCCTCGACCGACGACACCGCCGAGGTCGCCAAGTCGCTCGGCGCCAGGGTGGTGCTCCAGCCCCAGCGGGGCTACGGGAACGCGTACCAGCAGGGTTTCGACGCCGCGACCGGTGACGTGATAGCCACCGGCGACGCCGACTGCACCTACCCGTTCGACGCGCTGCCCGAGCTGCTCGAGACGCTGACCGAGCGGGACGTGGAGTTCATGACCACCAACCGGCTCGGCCGGGAGAACCGCGACGCGATGAAGCGCTCGCACACGGTGGCCAACCACGCGCTGAGCGCCCTGAGCCGCCGGCTGTTCCGCAACGGTCTCCGGGACTCGCAGTCCGGTATGTGGATTTTCAAGCGCTATGTCTGGAGCGGTCTGGACGTCCGCTCGCCGGGCATGGCGTTCTCACAGGAGATCAAGAACGAGGCGGCCAGGGCCGGTTACCGCTTCCTCGAGGTGCCGATCGAGTACCGCAAGCGCGGCGGTGAGGTGAAGCTGAACGCGCTGCCGGACGGCATGGCCAACCTGCGCCAGCTCTTCGAGCACCGCTTCCGCCGCGGTACCGCCGAGCCGGCCGTCGTCCCGACCGCGGCCGAGACCCGGCAGGCGGCCGCCGTGCCGGCCCCGCCGCTGTCCGTCCCCGCACAGGGCGGCGAGCCCGCGCAGCCGAAGCCGGACCGGCGATCCGAGCAGTACGAGGCGGTATGA
- a CDS encoding LamG domain-containing protein — MTDGTERPDVAATPGQVPSQNPNEAAPAGGYPPPLPGQFPGQAAYGYPHPQSGYPQQGGYPQQGGYPTQDGYGYPNPQSQYQQPPANAMPSWESLAEQEEERGRRRRRMITAGVAVAAVVLGVGAGFAVIHKTGGKADPVASGSPSATGKPSVKPSGSGAAAPNVEATVPGDPNSLADSSGQANLAIAPDAEVSKVPDGHVLRLRSNNNSNAQSATKVVDVTGSFTISAWVYNEAPEGPRTAVSQGDGASYSFDLGRDVAADGKKSWVFRVQTADGGADATVVQVASENLNTVGEWALLTGVYDPSAKSIALYVNGQPAGKNSTAQVSGIWAGPGPLQLGRTRQHKLWTGHWAGVLGSIKVWNQALTSEQVATLKTNGVKEKPVASWLVG; from the coding sequence ATGACTGACGGTACGGAACGCCCGGACGTGGCTGCGACTCCTGGCCAGGTTCCCTCTCAGAATCCGAACGAGGCGGCACCCGCCGGTGGCTATCCGCCGCCGCTGCCGGGCCAGTTCCCGGGGCAGGCCGCCTACGGCTACCCGCACCCGCAGAGCGGGTACCCGCAGCAGGGCGGCTACCCGCAGCAGGGTGGTTACCCGACCCAGGACGGCTACGGCTACCCGAACCCGCAGAGCCAGTACCAGCAGCCGCCGGCGAACGCCATGCCGAGCTGGGAGTCGCTGGCGGAGCAGGAGGAGGAGCGCGGGCGCCGCCGTCGGCGGATGATCACCGCCGGGGTGGCGGTGGCGGCCGTGGTGCTCGGGGTCGGGGCGGGCTTCGCCGTCATCCACAAGACCGGGGGCAAGGCGGATCCGGTGGCGAGCGGTTCGCCGTCGGCCACCGGCAAGCCCAGCGTCAAGCCGTCCGGCTCGGGTGCGGCCGCGCCGAACGTCGAAGCCACCGTGCCGGGTGACCCGAACAGCCTGGCGGACTCCTCCGGGCAGGCCAACCTGGCCATCGCCCCGGACGCCGAGGTGAGCAAGGTGCCGGACGGTCACGTGCTCCGGCTGCGCAGCAACAACAACTCCAACGCCCAGTCGGCGACCAAGGTCGTGGACGTGACGGGCAGCTTCACCATCTCCGCCTGGGTCTACAACGAGGCGCCGGAGGGCCCGCGGACGGCGGTCAGCCAGGGCGACGGGGCCTCGTACTCCTTCGACCTCGGCCGGGACGTGGCCGCGGACGGCAAGAAGTCCTGGGTGTTCCGGGTGCAGACCGCGGACGGCGGCGCGGACGCCACGGTGGTCCAGGTCGCCTCCGAGAACCTGAACACGGTGGGGGAGTGGGCCCTGCTCACGGGGGTCTACGACCCGAGTGCCAAGTCCATCGCGCTGTACGTGAACGGCCAGCCGGCCGGGAAGAACTCCACCGCGCAGGTGTCGGGCATCTGGGCCGGTCCCGGCCCGCTGCAGCTCGGCCGGACCAGGCAGCACAAGCTGTGGACCGGTCACTGGGCCGGCGTGCTGGGGAGCATCAAGGTCTGGAACCAGGCACTGACGTCGGAGCAGGTCGCGACGCTCAAGACGAACGGCGTCAAGGAGAAGCCGGTGGCCTCCTGGCTGGTCGGCTGA